A segment of the Desulfobacterales bacterium genome:
CTATAGCTACCTACGATACTTTAATTCCGGGACAGAATAATGAAGAAATTTTTTCGAAAGTTACAGGAATTTGGACTGACGGGTTTATAGAAGGACTTTCTTATTATGATGGATCCGGATTACCTGCATTCCGATGGGAGCTTAATTCAAAGTTAGTTCCAGTGAAAATATTTCAGTCCAACCAACAGTTAGAGGAATATGAAGAATTAGACAAACTTAAAGGTCCAGACTATACGAGAATATGGATACCAGCTAAATTGGTGAATGGAAGTAAGATAATAACACATATATATGAAACTCGTTATTAATGAAAATGAATATGAAAGGTTCTAAATAACTACAAAAAATTACCTGTGATTTTTATATCTGCTCATTTTACTTCCAAATGGTCGTTCATTTTAGCTCACTTCCTTTTCTGAATCTAAGTTTTTTTTTATTTTATTAAATTTAGGCCTATTCATTTTTAAAAGGTTAGCGGCTTTAGTTGGCATATTATTTGTTTTTATTAACGCTTTTTTTACATAAAATTCTTCAACCTTTTCGATAATTTGTTCTATATCAAAACTATCATCGAGTGGTTTATCTAAAATACTATTGAATTTATCCTTATATACAGAAGTTTCTACTATTTTTTTCTTTATATCATTAAGTTCTATATATTTTTGACTACTATAGCGACAAGCTCGGGTAATAACACTTTGTAATTCTCTATAATTTCCAGGCCAATCATATTCATTGATTATAAAATTACGAGCTTCAGAAGTTAATTCTTTTTTTTCCCAATCTTTATTTTTTTTATATTTATTGTTAATTGTTTCTAAAACATTATCAATAAGAATACCTATATCGCCTTTTCGTTCTTTTATTGGAGGAAGTTTTATAACACCTCCAGCTATTCTATAAAACAAGTCTTCTCTAAAATTTCCTTCAGACACATCAAGGTTTAAATCTCTATTTGTTGCACTTACTATACGAACATTTAATCTTATTTCCTTATTAGAACCTATTCGTGTAATTATTCCATCGTTAAGAGGTCTTAGTAATTTTACCTGAATGTCTTTGCGTAGTTCACCAATTTCGTCTAAAAATATTGTGCCGTCATTAGCTTCTTCGAATTTTCCTTTTTTCATTGAAGTCGCTCCTGTAAATGCACCCTTTTCATATCCAAAAAGCTCAGCTTCAATAAGATTGTCTGGAATTGCACCACAATTTACAGCTATAAACTTTTTATTTTTTCTATCACTCGCATTATGAATAGCTCTGGCGAAAAGTTCTTTTCCAGTTCCTGTTTCACCAAATATAAGAACTGGTTCTGTTTGAAGTGCATACCATCTTGCTTCATTAACACATTCTTTCATTTCTCTACATTGATGTTTTATATCATTAAAAGAAGATATATCAGGGAGTCCCTGAATTAATCTTGCGTATTCTTCTTCCTCTTTTTTTGATCTTTTTGATACATATTCAACACTTAATTTAAATGGAGGTTCAACATCTTTTACCCCTACATCTTTGTTCGAAATGGCGATAAGTTTTATATTATCATTGGTGGATAAAGCTGTAAAAGCCCATACAAAACCCATAGCTTGAGTTCCTGGACTTAAATGAAAAGTAATATTACAATTTGATTTTCCGTGTTCTTCGTAAACTCGTTTTAAAAGTTCCTTTACAGCATCATATATTCCTTTTGAATCATCAACACTTTCAATATTTCCAATATTCGATATATCCACTTTTATTGTTTTATCTATTTTTTTAAGTTCGTCTTTTAACCAGTCAGCAAAAAATATATTCCCCTCTTTTGTATTTTGTGTCTCATTTGAACAGTCTTCTTTAATTTTTTTACCTATATTTTGATTTTTCAATATTTCAATTTTGTTTATAATATCTTCTTTTAAATTTTCTTCTTTTTTTGTGTAACCTAAAATATAAACATGAGAAAATTCTCTCTCACTCAACGCCTGTAAAATAGGACCTCTTATATTTTTTTCCTTGTTAAGACCGCAAGCTGTTCTATAATCAGTTGTACCTAACCATGTCAAAAGTATATTCATATATAACCTCTTATGTAAAATAATTTACAGTTTAGTAATTTTTATTACATTTTATATTATCGCATACTATTAACACAAGACAAATGTTGACTTTAAATACTGAATTAACAAAGCAAAAATGAATAAATTTATAACTGGCACAAGTAATGCAAAACTAAAATTTTAAAAACATTAAGTTTTAAACTGCTAAAAATGCTTTTAAAAGGACATTGTTATGATGAATTCAATACAAACTGTTTTTGATGTAATAGAAAATAAGAAGATAATGACATTTACGACAGTTTCTGGAATAGGGGCAGGATATGTTAGTGGGTCAACATTCGGAGCATTAGTTGGAGCTTTAATAGCTGGTCCTATAGGAGCTGGGATTGGCTATATGATAGGACAAGCCACTGGCACTGTAGCCGGAGGTTACTTAGGTGCTGTTGGCGGAACTAAAATCAACAAAAAATTATCGGAGGTGTAAAAATGGGATGGCAAAATA
Coding sequences within it:
- a CDS encoding glycine zipper family protein, with protein sequence MMNSIQTVFDVIENKKIMTFTTVSGIGAGYVSGSTFGALVGALIAGPIGAGIGYMIGQATGTVAGGYLGAVGGTKINKKLSEV
- a CDS encoding sigma 54-interacting transcriptional regulator; protein product: MNILLTWLGTTDYRTACGLNKEKNIRGPILQALSEREFSHVYILGYTKKEENLKEDIINKIEILKNQNIGKKIKEDCSNETQNTKEGNIFFADWLKDELKKIDKTIKVDISNIGNIESVDDSKGIYDAVKELLKRVYEEHGKSNCNITFHLSPGTQAMGFVWAFTALSTNDNIKLIAISNKDVGVKDVEPPFKLSVEYVSKRSKKEEEEYARLIQGLPDISSFNDIKHQCREMKECVNEARWYALQTEPVLIFGETGTGKELFARAIHNASDRKNKKFIAVNCGAIPDNLIEAELFGYEKGAFTGATSMKKGKFEEANDGTIFLDEIGELRKDIQVKLLRPLNDGIITRIGSNKEIRLNVRIVSATNRDLNLDVSEGNFREDLFYRIAGGVIKLPPIKERKGDIGILIDNVLETINNKYKKNKDWEKKELTSEARNFIINEYDWPGNYRELQSVITRACRYSSQKYIELNDIKKKIVETSVYKDKFNSILDKPLDDSFDIEQIIEKVEEFYVKKALIKTNNMPTKAANLLKMNRPKFNKIKKNLDSEKEVS